One genomic window of Polyangium aurulentum includes the following:
- a CDS encoding OmpA family protein yields the protein MRTSTGNRWLLCAAALGAIASLAAPAAAQETAQNELAINRFYPAPAGDRLFGVQSAYVNGDFTPHIGLIVDYAHNPLVLRRERDDSTVGSIVGNQLFLHLNGSLALFERILVNVDVPVAVFQNGTSPSGGGLSFTSPTGADFGDLRLGLRLRVLGDYDSLFQLALGGYVWVPTGTGAFVTDGNVRGLPQAIVSGMHDRFLYSIAVGPEIRPTQNYFQNVILGTNFVIQGGAAVRLGEERNIQIGPEFNVTTSMREATGQTTNAEILLGAKFRFLSVLEAGVAAGPGLSSGIGTPDVRVVGSLQFTPQWKQKDADGDGIKDKEDACPDVKGVASSDPQKNGCPDDKDGDGIKDAQDACVDVPGVAHPDPTRNGCPSDKDNDGIVDAQDACIEVSGVADPDPKKNGCPPDKDGDRIIDAQDACPDVAGVQSDNPKKNGCPPDKDDDGVPDQQDACPDIAGIKTNDPATNGCPGDTDGDSFRDDKDACPNEKGSADPDPTKNGCPKAVRVTETEVVILQQVQFDTGKATIKAVSDPLLNEVAGVLNEHPEITKIEVQGHTDSKGSKALNTKLSQSRADSVKDALVKRKVDGARLVSKGYGPDQPIGDNATEPGRQANRRVQFVILEKKMKDGSTKTFEPKAPPPPVPAAPKDPKAPAGKAPAAPPAGKDAGKAPAAPAAPPAGKDAGKAPTGQAAPPAGKDAGKAPAAPAAPAAPKDAAPKAPAPTKAPEPTKAPAPTKK from the coding sequence ATGCGAACTTCCACGGGAAACAGATGGCTGCTCTGCGCGGCAGCGCTCGGGGCAATCGCCAGCCTCGCCGCGCCGGCCGCGGCGCAGGAGACGGCGCAGAACGAGCTCGCGATCAATCGCTTCTACCCTGCGCCCGCGGGTGATCGGCTGTTCGGCGTCCAGTCGGCTTACGTCAACGGCGACTTCACCCCGCACATCGGGCTGATCGTCGATTACGCGCACAACCCCCTCGTGCTGCGCAGGGAACGCGACGACAGCACGGTCGGCTCGATCGTCGGCAACCAGCTCTTCTTGCACCTGAATGGATCGCTCGCGCTCTTCGAGCGGATCCTGGTGAACGTCGACGTCCCCGTAGCTGTCTTCCAGAACGGCACGAGCCCGAGCGGCGGCGGCCTGAGCTTCACCTCGCCGACGGGCGCCGATTTCGGCGACCTGCGGCTCGGCCTGCGACTGCGCGTCCTCGGCGACTACGACAGCCTGTTCCAGCTCGCGCTCGGCGGCTACGTCTGGGTCCCGACCGGCACCGGCGCCTTCGTGACCGACGGCAACGTCCGCGGCCTGCCGCAGGCGATCGTGAGCGGCATGCACGACCGCTTCCTCTACTCGATCGCGGTCGGCCCCGAGATCAGGCCGACGCAGAACTACTTCCAGAACGTCATCCTCGGGACGAACTTCGTCATCCAGGGCGGCGCGGCCGTGCGTCTCGGCGAAGAGCGCAACATCCAGATCGGCCCGGAGTTCAACGTCACGACCTCGATGCGCGAGGCGACGGGGCAGACGACCAACGCCGAGATCCTCCTCGGCGCGAAGTTCCGCTTCCTGAGCGTCCTCGAGGCCGGCGTCGCGGCAGGCCCCGGCCTGTCGAGCGGCATCGGCACGCCCGACGTGCGCGTCGTCGGCTCGCTGCAGTTCACGCCGCAGTGGAAGCAGAAGGACGCCGACGGCGACGGCATCAAGGACAAGGAAGACGCCTGCCCCGACGTCAAGGGCGTGGCGAGCTCCGATCCGCAGAAGAACGGCTGCCCCGACGACAAGGACGGCGACGGCATCAAGGACGCGCAGGACGCGTGCGTCGACGTGCCCGGTGTCGCGCACCCGGATCCGACGCGCAACGGCTGCCCCTCGGACAAGGACAACGACGGCATCGTCGACGCGCAGGACGCGTGCATCGAGGTCTCCGGCGTGGCCGATCCGGATCCGAAGAAGAACGGCTGCCCGCCCGACAAGGACGGCGATCGGATCATCGACGCGCAGGACGCGTGCCCGGATGTCGCCGGCGTGCAGAGCGACAACCCGAAGAAGAACGGCTGCCCGCCTGACAAGGACGACGACGGCGTGCCCGATCAGCAGGACGCCTGCCCGGACATCGCTGGCATCAAGACGAACGATCCGGCGACGAACGGCTGCCCCGGCGACACCGACGGCGACTCGTTCCGCGACGACAAGGACGCCTGCCCGAACGAGAAGGGCTCCGCCGATCCGGATCCGACGAAGAACGGCTGCCCGAAGGCCGTGCGCGTGACCGAGACCGAGGTCGTCATCCTGCAGCAGGTGCAGTTCGACACCGGCAAGGCGACGATCAAGGCGGTCAGCGATCCGCTCCTCAACGAGGTCGCCGGCGTGCTCAACGAGCACCCGGAGATCACGAAGATCGAGGTCCAGGGTCACACGGACAGCAAGGGCTCGAAGGCGCTCAACACCAAGCTCTCGCAGTCGCGCGCGGACTCGGTGAAGGACGCGCTCGTCAAGCGCAAGGTCGACGGGGCTCGCCTGGTCTCGAAGGGCTACGGCCCGGATCAGCCCATCGGCGACAACGCGACGGAGCCGGGCCGCCAGGCCAACCGCCGCGTCCAGTTCGTCATCCTCGAGAAGAAGATGAAGGACGGGTCGACGAAGACCTTCGAGCCGAAGGCGCCGCCGCCGCCGGTCCCTGCCGCGCCGAAGGATCCGAAGGCGCCTGCGGGCAAGGCTCCGGCCGCGCCGCCTGCTGGCAAGGACGCGGGCAAGGCTCCGGCCGCTCCGGCCGCGCCGCCTGCTGGCAAGGACGCGGGCAAGGCTCCGACGGGCCAGGCCGCGCCGCCTGCTGGCAAGGACGCGGGCAAGGCTCCGGCTGCTCCGGCCGCGCCGGCTGCGCCCAAGGACGCCGCGCCCAAGGCTCCTGCGCCGACCAAGGCTCCGGAACCGACGAAGGCTCCTGCGCCGACGAAGAAGTAG
- a CDS encoding thiamine phosphate synthase codes for MQTPRVLYVSDTRVVPAEALLARIDRAAGLPEDLRARLAVQLRDPELSSRALFALGARLRDRTGALGVRLVVNDRIDLALALGADGVHLGRRSVSVDDARALLGDAAWISVACHDLADVAAARRAGASAVTLSPIFASPGKGAPLGLSALGEAKRALSGSGVGLVALGGIDAGTAGECLAAGADGVAVIRADLGDGLAHLLRG; via the coding sequence GTGCAGACGCCCAGGGTCCTCTATGTGAGCGATACCCGCGTCGTGCCGGCAGAGGCGCTGCTCGCGCGGATCGATCGAGCCGCAGGCCTGCCCGAAGATCTGCGCGCGCGGCTCGCCGTGCAGCTCCGTGATCCGGAGCTTTCGTCGCGCGCTCTGTTCGCCCTCGGCGCGCGCCTGCGCGACCGAACGGGCGCGCTCGGCGTCCGGCTGGTCGTCAACGATCGCATCGATCTCGCGCTCGCCCTCGGCGCCGACGGCGTGCACCTCGGCAGGCGCTCGGTGAGCGTGGACGACGCGCGCGCGCTGCTCGGTGACGCGGCGTGGATCTCGGTCGCTTGCCACGATCTCGCCGACGTCGCGGCTGCCCGACGAGCGGGCGCCAGCGCGGTGACGCTCTCGCCGATCTTCGCTTCACCGGGCAAGGGCGCGCCGCTCGGGCTCTCGGCCCTCGGCGAGGCCAAGCGCGCGCTTTCGGGCTCGGGGGTGGGCCTCGTCGCGCTGGGCGGCATCGACGCCGGGACGGCCGGAGAGTGCCTCGCGGCGGGCGCGGATGGCGTGGCCGTGATTCGCGCCGACCTCGGCGACGGCCTTGCGCATCTGCTGCGCGGGTGA
- a CDS encoding FAD-dependent oxidoreductase: MSPSVEPNRPHSASRAVAPELGRHRIVIIGGGTAGITVAARLRRSGQDDIAIIEPSDKHYYQPLWTLVGAGAAPADETVRSEAQLIPEGVRWIQDHATEIDPVAQTVGVKGGGRVGYDFLVVAPGIQLDWDKVPGMREALETDSVSTNYLFQYAPKTFRLIESFQGGVALFTQPPGAIKCAGAPQKIAYLASDYFRKAGLLERGKVVFASGAKSIFAVAEFRKVLEGVVARYGIDARFNYELVEMRPESKLAIFDVKRETGTERVTIKYNIAHVVPPQSAPDFIKKSPLANKEGWAKADKFTLQNPDYPNVFALGDASELPTSRTGAAIRKQAPVLVDNLLAVMRGGEPAARYDGYASCPLVTSYDSMLLAEFDYDGKPTPSIPFIDLQKERYDMYLLKRYGLPAMYWNLMLRGFA, translated from the coding sequence ATGTCTCCGTCTGTCGAACCCAACCGCCCCCACTCGGCTTCGCGCGCTGTCGCACCGGAGCTGGGGCGGCATCGCATCGTCATCATCGGCGGCGGCACCGCGGGCATCACCGTGGCCGCGCGCCTGCGCCGCAGCGGGCAAGACGACATCGCGATCATCGAGCCCTCGGACAAGCACTACTACCAGCCGCTCTGGACGCTGGTCGGCGCGGGCGCGGCCCCGGCCGACGAGACCGTTCGCTCCGAGGCGCAGCTCATCCCCGAGGGCGTGCGCTGGATCCAGGACCACGCGACCGAGATCGACCCCGTCGCGCAAACGGTGGGCGTGAAGGGCGGCGGTCGCGTGGGCTACGACTTTCTCGTCGTCGCGCCCGGGATCCAGCTCGACTGGGACAAGGTGCCGGGCATGCGCGAGGCGCTCGAGACCGACAGCGTCTCGACGAACTACCTCTTCCAGTACGCGCCGAAGACCTTCCGGCTCATCGAGTCGTTCCAGGGCGGCGTGGCGCTCTTCACGCAGCCTCCGGGCGCGATCAAGTGCGCGGGCGCGCCGCAGAAGATCGCCTACCTCGCGAGCGACTACTTCCGCAAGGCGGGCCTGCTCGAGCGGGGCAAGGTCGTCTTCGCCTCCGGGGCCAAGTCGATCTTCGCCGTGGCCGAGTTCCGCAAGGTGCTCGAGGGCGTGGTGGCGCGCTACGGCATCGACGCGCGCTTCAACTACGAGCTGGTCGAGATGCGCCCCGAGTCGAAGCTCGCGATCTTCGACGTGAAGCGCGAGACGGGGACCGAGCGCGTCACCATCAAGTACAACATCGCGCACGTGGTGCCGCCGCAGAGCGCGCCCGACTTCATCAAGAAGAGCCCGCTCGCGAACAAAGAGGGCTGGGCCAAGGCCGACAAGTTCACGCTGCAGAACCCCGACTACCCGAACGTCTTCGCGCTCGGCGACGCCTCGGAGCTGCCCACGTCGCGCACGGGCGCGGCCATCCGCAAGCAGGCGCCTGTGCTCGTCGACAACCTCCTCGCGGTCATGCGGGGCGGGGAGCCTGCGGCGCGCTACGACGGCTACGCCTCCTGCCCGCTCGTGACCTCGTACGACTCGATGCTGCTGGCCGAGTTCGACTACGACGGCAAGCCCACGCCCTCGATCCCGTTCATCGACTTGCAGAAGGAGCGGTACGACATGTACCTGCTCAAGCGGTACGGCCTGCCTGCGATGTACTGGAACCTGATGCTGCGTGGCTTTGCATGA
- a CDS encoding tetratricopeptide repeat protein has protein sequence MWSTTVAAAFVCAVGTAPMQCARDPKPDKAMEEEPGEALYGLAEQFRARGDKDARVATLRYLVNRFPASRFAEMARQDLDALGAPAPAKP, from the coding sequence ATGTGGAGCACGACGGTCGCGGCGGCGTTCGTGTGCGCTGTCGGCACGGCGCCCATGCAGTGCGCGCGTGATCCCAAGCCGGACAAGGCCATGGAAGAGGAGCCCGGCGAGGCCCTCTATGGTCTGGCCGAGCAATTCCGCGCGCGCGGCGACAAGGACGCGCGCGTGGCCACGCTGCGCTATCTCGTGAACCGCTTCCCCGCGAGCCGCTTCGCCGAGATGGCGCGGCAGGACCTCGACGCGCTAGGCGCACCCGCACCCGCAAAGCCCTGA